One genomic segment of Drosophila melanogaster chromosome 3R includes these proteins:
- the CG5013 gene encoding uncharacterized protein: protein MRFHMKSGSEDNDIVAATATAEHIRKFVFSGSPAERLEIKIPELLQGAYSFYTWPCAPILAHFLWERRQTLAGKRILELGSGTALPGILAAKCRAQVVLTDNCILPKSLAHIRKSCLANQLQPGVDIDVVGLSWGLLLNSVFRLPPLDLIIAADCFYDPSVFEDIVVTVAFLLERNAGAKFIFTYQERSADWSIEALLKKWKLQALPISMEDIGKESGVDLLEFMGGHTIHLLEITRIESDGSINTT, encoded by the exons ATGCGTTTCCACATGAAGAGCGGCAGCGAGGACAATGACATTGTGGCGGCCACAGCCACTGCCGAGCATATCCGCAAGTTTGTCTTCAGCGGATCACCCGCCGAGCGACTGGAGATCAAAATACCTGAG CTGCTTCAGGGTGCCTACTCCTTCTACACATGGCCTTGCGCACCAATTTTAGCCCACTTCCTGTGGGAGCGCCGACAGACACTGGCGGGCAAGCGCATCCTGGAGCTGGGAAGCGGCACCGCCCTGCCCGGCATTCTGGCGGCCAAATGCCGCGCCCAAGTGGTACTTACTGACAACTGCATTCTGCCCAAGTCACTGGCCCATATCCGAAAGTCCTGCCTGGCCAATCAACTGCAGCCGGGCGTTGATATCGATGTGGTGGGCCTGAGTTGGGGCCTGCTGCTGAACAGCGTGTTCCGACTGCCGCCTCTGGACCTTATCATTGCAGCAGACTGCTTCTACGATCCCAGCGTGTTCGAGGATATCGTGGTCACAGTTGCTTTTCTGCTGGAGCGAAATGCCGGGGccaaatttatatttacataccAGGAGCGGAGCGCCGACTGGTCCATAGAGGCGCTGCTCAAGAAGTGGAAGCTGCAGGCTTTACCCATCAGCATGGAGGACATTGGCAAGGAGTCGGGAGTGGATCTGCTGGAGTTTATGGGCGGACACACTATTCATCTTCTGGAGATCACGCGCATCGAAAGCGATGGCTCAATAAATACAACATAA